From a region of the Eretmochelys imbricata isolate rEreImb1 chromosome 6, rEreImb1.hap1, whole genome shotgun sequence genome:
- the LOC144265933 gene encoding olfactory receptor 5J3-like has protein sequence MIHPYAEIPSVQVSPQSPCEAVAQGNDTTVAEFILAGFTDYPELQVALFLIFLVIYVLTLLGNFGMIALIWTDSRFHTPMYLLLSNLSLVDLGYSSSIAPRVLVSLSRESKAISYAGCAAQMYFFLAFATTESFLLAVMAYDRYVAICTPLLYRLIISKRSCIWLLSSSYMAGVANATMFTSCTFQLSFCGPNVIDHYFCDVLPLMRLSCTDTHTNEMLLSIFAGSIQLTTILIILFSYLYVTAAILRIRSSEGRRKAFSTCTSHLTAVAIFYGTTCFTYLQPSSTSSLERDQVISVFYTMVIPMLNPLIYSLRNKEVKDAVGRMLERRKLSQQP, from the exons ATGATTCATCCTTACGCAG AAATTCCCTCTGTGCAGGTCTCTCCTCAAAGCCCATGTGAAgcagtggcccagggaaatgacACTACCGTGGCTGAATTCATCCTTGCAGGATTCACTGACTATCCAGAACTGCAGGTTGCCCTCTTCCTCATATTTCTGGTGATTTATGTTCTCACCTTGCTGGGGAATTTTGGGATGATTGCCCTAATCTGGACGGACTCCCGatttcacacccccatgtatCTCTTGCTCAGCAACTTGTCACTCGTTGACCTTGGCTACTCCTCATCCATCGCCCCCAGGGTGCTGGTGAGCCTCTCAAGGGAGAGTAAGGCCATTTCCTATGCTGGATGTGCTGCACAGATGTACTTTTTTCTTGCCTTTGCCACTACTGAGTCTTTCCTCCTTGCGGTGATGGCctatgaccgttatgtggccatctgtactCCACTGCTCTATAGGCTCATCATATCCAAGAGGTCCTGCATCTGGCTTTTGTCTAGCTCCTACATGGCTGGGGTTGCAAATGCAACCATGTTTACCAGCTGCACCTTTCAGCTGTCCTTCTGTGGGCCCAATGTAATCGATCATTActtttgtgatgtccttccgctCATGCGGCTCTCCTGCACCGACACTCACACCAATGAAATGCTGCTTTCTATCTTTGCTGGTTCAATACAACTGACTACCATACTGATCATTCTCTTCTCGTATCTGTATGTTACTGCTGCCATACTGAGGATCCGCTCCTCCGAGGGCAggcgcaaagccttctccacctgcacctcccacctGACAGCCGTAGCTATATTCTATGGGACAACGTGCTTTACCTACTTACAACCCAGTTCCACCTCCTCACTGGAGCGGGACCAGGTGATCTCTGTGTTCTACACAATGGTGATCCCCATGCTGAACCCcctgatctacagcctgaggaacaaggaggtgaagGACGCCGTGGGGAGAATGTTAGAGAGAAGAAAGCTCTCTCAGCAGCCTTGA
- the LOC144266321 gene encoding olfactory receptor 5AR1-like: MEEGNHSEVTEFILSGLTDRPELQVPLFGVFLLIYGITLLGNGGMILLITIDPRLHTPMYFFLRNLSFCDLCLSSIISPKMQMNFLAERKNISFTACTVQMYLCIVFADVECLLLAVMAYDRYVAICNPLLYTVTLSRQLCKQLVAGVYAVGVVDSMLNTCFTFRLSFCSSNIISHFFCDIPPLLALSCSDTRINEIVMFTFTCCIIMTSFVTVLLSYVYITSTILQIRSAEGRHKAFSTCTFHLTAVVLFYGTLLFMYLRPTSSYSMDIDKLASVFYTLVIPMLNPFIYSLRNTEVKDALRKAMYKLLTNS; this comes from the coding sequence atggaagagggaaatcactcggaggtgactgagttcattctctcaggactgacagatcgtcCGGAGCTGCAGGTTCCCCTGTTTGGGgtgttcctactgatttatggtatcaccctTTTGGGGAATGGGGGAATGATCTTGTTAATCACGATTGATCCccgactccacacccccatgtactttttcctcaggaatttgtctttctgtgacctctgcctttcctcgataatttcccctaagatgcAGATGAATTTCTTAGCGGAGAGGAAAAACATTTCTTTCACTGCCTGCACTGTGCAAATGTATCTCTGTATCGTTTTTGCAGATgttgagtgcctcttgctggctgtgatggcatatgaccgttatgtggccatctgtaacccgctgctctATACGGTCACCTTGTCCAGGCAGCTCtgtaaacagctggtggctggggtgtacGCTGTAGGGGTGGTGGATTCAATGTTAAACACGTGTTTTACATTTCgcctgtcattctgcagctccaacatcatcagtcatttcttctgtgacatccccCCACTGTTGGCactctcctgttctgacacccgcatcaatgagattgtgatgtTTACTTTCACGTGCTGCATTATAATGACcagctttgtgactgtcctcctctcctatgtctatatcacctccaccatcctgcagatccgcTCTGCCGAGGGCCgacacaaagccttctccacctgcactttccacttgacCGCTGTGGTCCTGTTCTAtggcaccctcctcttcatgtatttacgtcccacctccagctattccatggatATAGACAAATTGGCCTCAGTGTTTTACACCctggtgatccccatgttgaaccccttcatctacagcctgaggaacacggAGGTGAAGGACGCCCTGAGGAAAGCAATGTATAAACTGCTAACCAATTCTTGA